The Arthrobacter oryzae DNA window CGTCGTACTCCTCCTGGTGCTGTTCACCAAGGTGCCCGAAACCCGCGGACGCATGGGCTAAGCCCCACCCGCCCTCTTCACAGCAATACACAAAGGACTTCCCATGACTTCTGCAGCTTTCCTCTCCGACTTCCACCACGTGGCCAGCATCGGGGCCACGCCCAACAACGGCGTCGACCGCCAGGCGGCCACGGCCGAGGACGCCCTGACGCGCGACTGGTTCGCTGCCTGGGTGCACGACGCCGGGTGGGAACTGCGCGTGGACGGCATCGGCAACATGTTCGGGCTGGTGGAGTGGACGCCGGGTGCTCCCTACGTGCTGATCGGATCGCACCTGGACAGCCAGCCGCTGGGCGGCCGCTTCGACGGCGCCTACGGAGTGATCGCCGCACTGCACGCGGCACGCTGGCTGGCTGCGGAGGTTGCGGAGGGCGGTGCATCGCCCCGCTTCAACCTCGCGGTGGTGAACTGGTTCAACGAGGAGGGCGGCCGGTTCGCACCGAGCATCATGGGAAGTTCTGTTTTCGCCGGCCTGCTGGAGCGGGAGCGGATGCTCGACGTCCGGGACCTGCAGGGCGTCACGGTCCGCGAAGCCCTGGATGGCATCGGATACCTGGGTGCCGCCGAGGGACCGGACGTGGCGGGCTACGCGGAGATCCACATTGAACAGGGCCGGATCCTGGAGCGCGAGGGCATCAACATCGGCCTGGTGGACAGCAGCTGGTACACGCAGAAGCTGGACATCGAGGTGCTGGGGGAGCAGTCCCACACGGGTGCCACCGCCATGGCCGACAGGCACGACGCGCTGGTGGCGGCATCGAAGATCATCCTGATGGTGCACGACGTCACTGGCGACTTCGAGGACGAGGCCCTGGTTTCCTCCGTGGGCCAGCTGACCCTGGAACCGAACTCCCCGATCGTGGTGGCACGCAGGGTGCACCTCGTGGCGGACCTGCGCTCGGGCGACCCGGAGATCGTCCAGGCCGCCCGGGCCACCCTGCTGGAGAAGATCGAGGTCCTGGCCCGCGAACACGACATCAAGGTCAACGTAAAGGACTTCGACATCCGCCCCATCCGCCGCTTCCCTGAAGCCGGCCTCGAGCTGGCCGACAAGGTCGCAGCCAACCTGGGGCTGTCCACCCGGCGGATCCAGACCATGGCCGGCCACGACTCCGTCGCGATGAACACGGTGGCGCCATCCGTCATGTTGTTCATCCCCAGCGTGGACGGTGTCTCGCACTGCGAACGCGAGTTCACCACGGACGAGGACATGGTGGCCGGCGTAGACATGCTGACCGGTGTGGCGCGGGAGCTCGTTGGCGGAGCGCTGGCGTGACGGAGCTGCACTACCTTGACGCCACCACGGCCCTGCGGCTCTTCCGTACCAGGGAGCTCTCCCCGGTGGAGCTGATGGAAGCCGTGATTGCACGGACCGAAGCCGTCAACGGGGAAATCAATGCCCTGACGGAAACGCTCTTCGAGGAAGCCCTGCCCGCGGCCCGGCAAGCGGCCGCCAAGTACGCCCGCGGCCGGGACATTACACCGCTGCTGGGCTTGCCGGTGGCCGCCAAGGAAAAGCACGGGCTCAAGGGCCGGCGGCTTTCGCAGGGACTCATGTCCCGGAAGGACGAGCTGGCTGCGGAGGACCACCCGGTCATCGACCGGATCCGGCGTGCGGGCGGCATTATCCACGCCCGCACCACCACGCCCGAATACAGCTGCGCCACTGTCACCCACAGTCAGCTGTGGGGAGTCACCCGAAACCCGTGGAACCTGCAGTTGTCGCCCGGAGGATCCTCGGGCGGTTCGGGGGCCGCACTGGCCGCCGGGCTGGCGCCGCTGGCCACGGCCTCGGACATCGCCGGTTCAACCCGGCTGCCGGCGTCATTCACGGGAACGGTGGGCTACAAGGCGCCGTACGGGCGGATCCCCGGACTGGCGCCGCTGTCCGCCGACCACTACCGCGGCGACGGGCCCATGGCCCGGACCGTCGCGGACACCGCCCTGCTGGCCAACGTCATGGCGGGAAGGCATCCGGGGGACCACACGTCACTCGCGGACTCGCCCGGGATGGCGGTCCCGGGACGGGAAACGCCCGACGGCGGGACTTCCGTCGCGGAGTCCGTCGCCGGGATGCGAATCGCCTTGTGCATCCGCCTGGGGAACTATCCGGTGGCGCCCGACGTCGAGGCCAACACCCGCGCCGTGGCAGCCGCCTTGCGGGACGCAGGAGCTGTCATTGAGGAGGTCGGGCTGCCGTGGACCACGGAGTCCATCAGCCGCACGATGTTCACGCACTTCGGCTACCTGCTCGGCCCGGCCATGGAGGACGAAACCCAAGGGACAACGGAACTCCTGGCACCCTACACCCGCCGCTTTATGGCGGACGCCCGGCGGGCGGCTGCAGAAAACCGCTACCTGGACGGCATCCGCGCCGAGACGCGCCTGCAGGCTGAGCTGGCCGCCGCGATGGCCGGTTTTGATGCCCTGATCTGCCCCGCGTCCGCCGTCGCGGCCCTGGATGCGGACGGCATGTACCTTGAGGGGATCGACGCCGGCGGGCTGCAGCTCGAGCACTACTGGCAGGGGCATATGACAGCGCCGTTCAACATCGCCAACCGCTGCCCGGTGCTGGCTGTGCCCAGCGGCATGGCGGACTGCGGCATCCCCACCGGCGTGCAGGTCGTGGGGCACCCCTACGACGACGCCACGGTGTTCACAGTTGGTTCGGCCGTGGAGGCGTTGCGGCCCTGGGCGGCGAGACGGCCGGACATTCTGGCGATGGCGTAGCGGCTCAGTCGGGCACAGTTGAAGGGAATGACTCCCGGAGTGCTGCGAGCAGTTGGTCGAAGACCTCGTCCTCGCTGCCCATGCCGTCCACGCTCAGGAGGATCCCGCGCGCTGAGTACATCTCGGCCACCGGCGCGGTCTCGCGGTAGTACAGCTTCAAGCGGTGCCGGATAACATCCTCGGTATCGTCGCTGCGTCCGGTCAATGTGGCCCGCTGGAGGACGCGGCGGACGAGTTCAGTATCGTCCGCCGTCAATTGCAGTGCCACATCCAGGGACTGCCCTAAGGCGGTAAGCATCGCGTCCAGTTCAGCCAGCTGAGAGGTGTTGCGGGGATACCCGTCCAGCAGGAAACCGTCCCGCACGTCGTCCTGGTCCAAGCGGTCACGCACCATGCGGTTTGTCAGGCCGTCCGGGACGAGATCGCCCCCGTCCAGATGCGCCTTGACGTCCCGACCCAGCGGCGTCAGGTTCTTCACATGTTCGCGGAAAACATCTCCGGTGGACACCCCGGTGATGCCCAGGTGCCGTGACAGGCGGTCCGCCTGGGTACCTTTTCCGCAGCCCGGAGGACCAATAATCAGCATTCGCAGCATCGAGTCCACTCCTTGGTGCTGTTGAAGGGTGTCCCTCCATGGTGTCCGGCGGGACGCGGCAGCACAAGGGAAGCGGTGCAGCGCCGGACCCGTAACCCAATTGTGAGCAAAGCCCGCGGCGATCCTGCGCTAACCCGGAGGCTGGGCGGGTAGCTTCGGTGCACCACTAGATGGAAGGTGTACCGAAATGACGATCACTGACTACTTCTCAGGCGTAGCCATCATGCTTGGATCCCTGATAGCCGCAGCGGGGCTATCAGCCGGGATCATCCGCGCCAGGTCCCACCACTAGGAGTCCAGGCAAGAGGGGACGGTGCTCCACCACTTACCGCCCACAAGGCTGGGCGTAGGGTGGAAGTCGGACGATAGGAGCATTTCATGAAGAAAATCCTCATGGTACTGACCAGCGTTTCCGAGATCGGCGATACCGGAGAGAAGACCGGCTACAACGTGGCCGAGGCGGCGCATCCCTGGAAGGTCTTCAAGGATTCAGGGCATTTCGTCGACTTCGCGTCCGTCCGGGGCGGCCAGCCCCCGCGCGACGAGGTGGACTCAGGCGATCCCATCCAGGTTGCCTTTACGGAGGACGAGACCACGCGCGCCGGTCTCTACAACACTGCCCGCGTCGACGTCGTTGATCCCGAACAGTACGACGCCGTCTACCTCGTGGGAGGCCACGGCACCATGTGGGACTTCCCCGACAGCGAAGGCTTGCAGAACCTCGTAGCCAGCGTCTACAACGCCGGCGGCGTGGTGGGCGCTGTCTGCCACGGGCCGGCCGGACTGCTGAACGTCGAACTGGCCAACGGCTTTCGGCTGGTCGAGGGCAGGAAGGTCGCTGCCTTCACCAACGACGAGGAGGTCGCCGCAGGGAAGGACAAGGTCATCCCGTTCTTCTTGGCAGACCGGCTTGAGGAACAGGGCGCCACGCACGTCTCCGCTGGTGTCTTTGAAGAGAAGGTCGTGGTGGACGACCGGCTGGTGACCGGCCAGAACCCGGCGTCAGCGGCCGGCGTCGCCAAGGAGATGGAGAAGCTCCTGGCAGAGGTCATCCACAAGGAAAAAGCCGAGGAACAGCACGATGCGGAGGCTCTGCGCGCCGAGAAGGACGCCGAGAAGAACGCCAAGAAGGCTGCCGCGGAGGCGGAGCACTAACGCCCGCAGCGGGCCAGCTTCCGGGCAAAGCAGAGGCCCCGGGTTTTCATCGAAGAAAACCCGGGGCCTCGCTCATTGGCGGTGACGGTGGGATTTGAACCCACGTTGGCTTTTACACCAAACAACATTTCGAGTGTTGCACCTTCGGCCGCTCGGACACGTCACCAACCTGAATAGGTTACCGGAGCAAGGCTCGCTTCCCCAAAACGAGGGCGCGCCGGGAACTAATGTCTTCCGCGGACACAGTGCGGGGACTAGATTCGTAAGCAAGATGATCACTTCCCAGCAGCACGCCCAAGCCCGCTCCCAAGCCAAGGCCTATTGGACCGTCGGCCACGAAAAAGGCGAGCTCCGCACCGAGGAGCTGTCCGCGCCGGGTCCCGGCGAAGCCTTGGTCCGTGCCCTGTACTCGGGTATCAGCAAGGGAACCGAGACGGTGGTCCACTGCGGCCACGTGCCGCCCAGGGTCGCGGAGCAAATGCGGGCACCCCTCCAGGAGGGCTCGTTCCCTTCGCCGGTGAAGTTCGGCTACCTGTCCGTGGGAATCGTGGAGGAAGGCCCCGCGGACTGGGTGGGCCGCACGGTGTTCTGCCTGCATCCGCACCAGGACCGCTACATCGTTCCGGTCGAGTCCCTGACGGTGGTCCCGGAGAACGTCCCTGCCCGTCGGGCTGTCCTCACCGGAACCGTGGAAACCGCCGTCAACGCGCTGTGGGAAGCCGGACCGCGCCTGGGCGACCGCGTTGCAGTGGTGGGCGCCGGGCTCGTCGGCGGCATGGTGGCCACCCTTCTGCGGACGTTCCCGCTGCAACGCCTCCAGCTGATCGACGTCGATCCCGCGAAGCGCGCCTTCGCCGACGCCCTTGGCGTCGAGTTCAGCCACCCCGACGACGCCCTCGCCGACTGCGACATCGTCATCCACTGTTCAGCATCCCAGGAAGGGCTCGAACGGAGCCTGCAGCTGGTGGGCGACGAAGGGGACGTCATCGAGATGTCCTGGTACGCCGACCGCAAAGTCACCATCCCGCTGGGGGAGGACTTCCACGCCCGTCGGCTTTCCATCCGCGCCAGTCAGGTGGGCGTGGTGGCCCGAGCCCGCCGCCACCGCCGGACCAACGCCGACCGCCTCGCGCTCGCTGTGTCCCTGCTCAGCGATCCCGTCTACGACACGTTCCTGACGGGGACGTCCCCCTTTGCGGAACTTCCCGCCGTCGTCCACGAACTGGCCGAAGGCCGGCGTGACGCGCTCTGCCACGTCATCGAGTACCCATCCGAAACCGCCGCCGAAGACAAGAGGTAACCGTTGTTCAGCCTGACCGTCCGCCGCCACTTCATGATTGCCCACAGCCTTCCCCGGGAAGCCTTCGGGCCCGCCCAGGGCCTGCACGGGGCCACCTTCGTGGCGGAGGTGACCTTCCGCCGTCGGACGCTGAACGACGACGCCATCGTCCTGGACATCGGCGCCGCCGGTGGGCTCATCGAAGAAGTACTGGCGGGCCTGAACTACAAGAACCTGGACGAGCACCCTGACTTTGCCGGGAAGCTGAGCACCACCGAGGCACTGGCGCAGTACATCGCCGAGGCCGTCGCAGCCAAGGTCCGCGGCGGCGTGGACGGCCGGGAGCTGGCCGGACTGGCTGTCACGCTCCGGGAGAACCCGGACGCCTGGGCGTCGTTCTCCCTTGACTTCGACGCCGAGTAGCGCGGCAGTGCCTGGGTCCGGAGGGGCTAGCCTGGCGGTCCGGCTGATCGTGCCGGGCAATGTGCGGCACAACTCCGGGGGAAATGCGTACAACGCCGCCCTGGCCCGCGGGCTCACCGGACTCGGGGCAGCGGTGGACATCCTCCCCGTTGACGGCCACTGGCCGGTGGGCAGCGGGGAAGAACGACGGCGGCTGGCCGGCGTGCTGCTTGAAGGTGGCCCCGAAGGGGCGGCCGGCGAACCGGTGACCATCGTGGACGGCCTGATTGCGCTGGGTGCGCCGCACGCTTTGGAAGAGGCCGCTGCGGCCGGGAAGCAGGCCTGGATCCTGGTGCACATGACCCTCCCGGAGCACCCGGACCTGGAGGGGCGTGCCCTGGCCGCCGCTGCAGGCGTCATCTGCACAAGTTCGACGGCGGCCGCCGAGCTCCGGTCCCGGCACGGTTCAGCGCCGAACGGTTCAGCCCCGATCCACGTAGCGCTGCCCGGCACCTCTGCCGCTCCACTGGCGGCAGGCTCCAGCCCACCCCACGTGGTGGCCGTGGCAGCCCTGCTGCCGAACAAGGACCAGCTCCTGCTGCTGGAGGCACTCGCCGGGATCAGGGATCTGCGCTGGACCGCCGCTCTGGTGGGTTCCGACTCCGCGGATCCGGCGTACGCGGACGCCGTCCGCGGCGCGATCATCCGGCTGGGGCTGGCAGACCGGGTCTCCGTTCGCGGGGAGCTCACCGGGCAGGCCTTGGAGGCGGAGTGGGACCGCGCGGATCTCAGCCTGCTGATTTCGCGGGCAGAAGCCTACGGAATGGTGGTCACCGAGTCCCTGGCCCGCGGAATCCCGGTGGTGGTGCGGGCCGGCACCGGCGCCGTCGAGGCGCTCGCAGCCGGATCGCCTGGCCGGTCAGAAGCTCCCGACGGCGGTGCAGCTGCCGACGGCGGTGCGGAACGCGCCCTGCCGGGCGCCGCCGTCGTGCTGGGCACGGACCCTGCGCCGCTGGAGGCTGCACTGCGTACCTGCCTTACCGACCCGGAGCTTCGCTCACGCTGGCGCGAAGCGGCCCAGGCCGCACGGAAACGGCTGCCGGGCTGGGACGCCACGGCCAGGATCGTGCTGGACGCCATCGCAGCGGCTAGCTGATCTGCCGGTGTCCAGCGAAGAAATCCCGGAGCAGCGTGGCACACTCCTGCTCACGGACTCCTGCGTAGACCTCCACCCAGTGGTTGAGGCGGCGTTCACGAAGAATGTCGAACACCGAGCCGGCGGCACCCGCTTTCTCGTCCCATGCCCCGAAGACCACCCGAGGAATCCGTGCCAGGACAATGGCTCCGGCGCACATGGCGCAGGGCTCCAGGGTCACCACAAGGGTGCAGTCCGCCAGCCTCCAGCCGTCACCTGGCGTACCGCCCCGGGCACCGATTTCCTGCAGCCGGGCGGCCGCCTCACGGATAGCCACCATTTCGGCGTGCGCGGTGGGGTCGCCGTGCGCCTCCCGTTCGTTCCTCCCGGTTCCCAGGACATCGCCGTCGGGACCGATGACGACGGCGCCGATCGGCACGTCCTCGGTGCCCAGCGCCCGCCGCGCTTCCGCGAGGGCAAGGCCCATCCACTGGGCATGGCGCGGCTCCGGGGAAGTCATGGCTCAATGATAGTTTCGAAGATACGGCAGGCGCAGGCAACGGATGAGCTTGGGAGACGACGTGAAGACCTTTACTGACCACTTCAACGATCGGTGGGGGCGGTGGGTCATGCCTTACGCGGCCCTCTGGATCACCATGCTGGTTGGCGGTGTGATCGTTGTGACCCTGGCGTTCCTGGGCGCCGAGGTCTACGACGACGTGGTGGACGAGGCCGGACTCGCCAACCTCGACAAGCCTGCGCTTGCGCTGTCAGAGGACCTGAGGACCCCGTGGCTGAATTCCGCCGTCACTGCCTTCACCAACGTTGGCGGCGGGATCGGCATGCCGATCGTCGGCAGCGTCCTGACGGCGTGGCTGACGTTCGCCGGACGCACCTGGCGCCCCCTCATCCTGGTGGGCGGTGCAGCGGCTGCTTCGGTCAGCGCCACCACGTTTGGCAAGAAGCTCGTTGGCCGCAC harbors:
- a CDS encoding M20 family metallo-hydrolase, translating into MTSAAFLSDFHHVASIGATPNNGVDRQAATAEDALTRDWFAAWVHDAGWELRVDGIGNMFGLVEWTPGAPYVLIGSHLDSQPLGGRFDGAYGVIAALHAARWLAAEVAEGGASPRFNLAVVNWFNEEGGRFAPSIMGSSVFAGLLERERMLDVRDLQGVTVREALDGIGYLGAAEGPDVAGYAEIHIEQGRILEREGINIGLVDSSWYTQKLDIEVLGEQSHTGATAMADRHDALVAASKIILMVHDVTGDFEDEALVSSVGQLTLEPNSPIVVARRVHLVADLRSGDPEIVQAARATLLEKIEVLAREHDIKVNVKDFDIRPIRRFPEAGLELADKVAANLGLSTRRIQTMAGHDSVAMNTVAPSVMLFIPSVDGVSHCEREFTTDEDMVAGVDMLTGVARELVGGALA
- a CDS encoding amidase codes for the protein MTELHYLDATTALRLFRTRELSPVELMEAVIARTEAVNGEINALTETLFEEALPAARQAAAKYARGRDITPLLGLPVAAKEKHGLKGRRLSQGLMSRKDELAAEDHPVIDRIRRAGGIIHARTTTPEYSCATVTHSQLWGVTRNPWNLQLSPGGSSGGSGAALAAGLAPLATASDIAGSTRLPASFTGTVGYKAPYGRIPGLAPLSADHYRGDGPMARTVADTALLANVMAGRHPGDHTSLADSPGMAVPGRETPDGGTSVAESVAGMRIALCIRLGNYPVAPDVEANTRAVAAALRDAGAVIEEVGLPWTTESISRTMFTHFGYLLGPAMEDETQGTTELLAPYTRRFMADARRAAAENRYLDGIRAETRLQAELAAAMAGFDALICPASAVAALDADGMYLEGIDAGGLQLEHYWQGHMTAPFNIANRCPVLAVPSGMADCGIPTGVQVVGHPYDDATVFTVGSAVEALRPWAARRPDILAMA
- a CDS encoding adenylate kinase translates to MLRMLIIGPPGCGKGTQADRLSRHLGITGVSTGDVFREHVKNLTPLGRDVKAHLDGGDLVPDGLTNRMVRDRLDQDDVRDGFLLDGYPRNTSQLAELDAMLTALGQSLDVALQLTADDTELVRRVLQRATLTGRSDDTEDVIRHRLKLYYRETAPVAEMYSARGILLSVDGMGSEDEVFDQLLAALRESFPSTVPD
- a CDS encoding type 1 glutamine amidotransferase domain-containing protein, with product MKKILMVLTSVSEIGDTGEKTGYNVAEAAHPWKVFKDSGHFVDFASVRGGQPPRDEVDSGDPIQVAFTEDETTRAGLYNTARVDVVDPEQYDAVYLVGGHGTMWDFPDSEGLQNLVASVYNAGGVVGAVCHGPAGLLNVELANGFRLVEGRKVAAFTNDEEVAAGKDKVIPFFLADRLEEQGATHVSAGVFEEKVVVDDRLVTGQNPASAAGVAKEMEKLLAEVIHKEKAEEQHDAEALRAEKDAEKNAKKAAAEAEH
- a CDS encoding zinc-dependent alcohol dehydrogenase; this encodes MITSQQHAQARSQAKAYWTVGHEKGELRTEELSAPGPGEALVRALYSGISKGTETVVHCGHVPPRVAEQMRAPLQEGSFPSPVKFGYLSVGIVEEGPADWVGRTVFCLHPHQDRYIVPVESLTVVPENVPARRAVLTGTVETAVNALWEAGPRLGDRVAVVGAGLVGGMVATLLRTFPLQRLQLIDVDPAKRAFADALGVEFSHPDDALADCDIVIHCSASQEGLERSLQLVGDEGDVIEMSWYADRKVTIPLGEDFHARRLSIRASQVGVVARARRHRRTNADRLALAVSLLSDPVYDTFLTGTSPFAELPAVVHELAEGRRDALCHVIEYPSETAAEDKR
- a CDS encoding 6-pyruvoyl trahydropterin synthase family protein; this encodes MFSLTVRRHFMIAHSLPREAFGPAQGLHGATFVAEVTFRRRTLNDDAIVLDIGAAGGLIEEVLAGLNYKNLDEHPDFAGKLSTTEALAQYIAEAVAAKVRGGVDGRELAGLAVTLRENPDAWASFSLDFDAE
- a CDS encoding glycosyltransferase family 4 protein, which produces MPGSGGASLAVRLIVPGNVRHNSGGNAYNAALARGLTGLGAAVDILPVDGHWPVGSGEERRRLAGVLLEGGPEGAAGEPVTIVDGLIALGAPHALEEAAAAGKQAWILVHMTLPEHPDLEGRALAAAAGVICTSSTAAAELRSRHGSAPNGSAPIHVALPGTSAAPLAAGSSPPHVVAVAALLPNKDQLLLLEALAGIRDLRWTAALVGSDSADPAYADAVRGAIIRLGLADRVSVRGELTGQALEAEWDRADLSLLISRAEAYGMVVTESLARGIPVVVRAGTGAVEALAAGSPGRSEAPDGGAAADGGAERALPGAAVVLGTDPAPLEAALRTCLTDPELRSRWREAAQAARKRLPGWDATARIVLDAIAAAS
- the tadA gene encoding tRNA adenosine(34) deaminase TadA, giving the protein MTSPEPRHAQWMGLALAEARRALGTEDVPIGAVVIGPDGDVLGTGRNEREAHGDPTAHAEMVAIREAAARLQEIGARGGTPGDGWRLADCTLVVTLEPCAMCAGAIVLARIPRVVFGAWDEKAGAAGSVFDILRERRLNHWVEVYAGVREQECATLLRDFFAGHRQIS